The nucleotide window TTGGCTGTCGATGGCATCAGCTGCATGATGCCTATTGCGCCGCAGGAGGATGTGGCCTTGGGATTATAATTGGACTCCGTTTTCGCCACAGCTTTGAGAAGACGCACAGGGACGTTATATTTCTCGGCGGCGGCTTTGAAAATCACGTCCAGATCAACGTTGCCGCTGCTCTTTTGAAGGAGGCTGGAAAAATCCGACGTAGCGGCTGCGCGGGCAGCTTTGACCGACGCAGAGGTTGATCCGGAGCCGATGGCGCCGATTTCAGCAGACATCACAAATCCCTCCCCATACAAAACATGCAGAGCGGGGCATATAACCCGCTGCCAAAAGCTTCTTGGCAGCTTCAATATAGCATGCCGGGGGCAGACAAGCAAGATGGAATTTAAAGCGCTGTCATCCGCCGCTCGGATGACCGCTTTATTCTTTGGGCAAAACAGCAATATGAGCGCCGCGACGGCGCAGTCGTTTTGGCAAACGCGATATAGACATCGCTTCATACGCGTGCTATAATACCTAAAAGTATTAGCAATTAATAATTTTAGCTAATAATGTTACTTGAATAAGGAAGAAAGGGGTGACGGATTTGATGGATACCGCGCAGTTGGCAGCTGAAATGCTTTCCAAAACAGGCGAACTGATGCGAACGAGCTGGCCACGAAAGATGCATGCCTTTTTGCAGGGCGAGATGTTTATTTTGCATTTCATCTCGCATCAAAGCGGTGACGTTTTGCCGAGTGAGCTGTCAGCGGCCATGAAAACCAGTACGGCGCGCGTGGCAATGGCGCTGAAGAGTCTCGAGGGAAAAGGTCTTATCGAACGCCGCGTTGACAAGGAGGACAGGCGGCGCGTCAAGGTGTCGATGACGCAGGCCGGGCGGGATATGATCACCTGCCAGCATGACGATATACGCCGTCGCGTCGAGCAGATTCTCAAGGTGCTTGGTGAAAAGGACACATTGGAATACCTGCGCATCGTCGGACGGATGATCGAGATATCAAAAACCGTCGCGGCGAATCAAGAAGGTTTTAACAGTTAGGAGCACTCAGAATGATAAAAATTCTCAAGCATTTTAAACCGGGAGACTGGCTTGTTGTCCTATTCAGCGTCGTGCTGCTCGCCGTGCAGACGTGGCTGGACCTCAAGCTGCCCGATTACATGACGGACATTACCAAATATGTTCAAACACCCGGCAGCCAGATGTCCGACATCTGGGCGGCCGGTGGTAAAATGATTTTGTGTACCTTGGGCAGCGTCGCGCTGTCACTCATCGTCGGCTTTTTTGCCGCCCGGGTGGCTGCCGGCTTCTCGCAGCGCATCCGCGCTAAACTTTTTCATCGTGTTGAAGACTTCTCGATGGAGGAGATTAACGGTTTTTCAACAGCCAGCCTCATCACACGCTCGACGAATGATATTACGCAGCTGCAGGTTTTTATCGCCATGGGCATGCAGGTTATCATTAAAGCGCCGATTCTCGCTGTCTGGGCCGTCGCTAAAATTTCACTCAAGAGCTGGGAGTGGACGGCGCTCACCGGCGGGGCTGTTGTGGTGCTCATTGTCATGATCGCCCTCATCATGGCGTATGCGCTGCCGCGCTTTAAGAAGATTCAATGGCTGACGGATAACTTAAACCGCGTCACGCGCGAGAACCTGACGGGCATACGCGTCGTCAGAGCCTATAACGCCGAAAAGTATGAGGAAGCCAAGTTCGAGGTCGCCAATACCGATATTACAACAAACAATCTGCAGGTGATGCGGGCTATGTCCATCTTCAACCCCGGTATGCGCCTGATTTTGAGCGGCCTGACGCTCGGCATCTATTGGATTGGCGCTTTCCTGATTGAAAACGCCACCGGGACGGATTTGATGAATATCATAACGAACAAAGTGAACATTTTTGCCGATATGATCGCCTTTTCAATGTACGCGATGATGGTGATCATGGCCTTTATGATGCTCACGATGATTTTCATCATGCTGCCGCGCGTTTCCGTCTCGGCCAAACGCATCAACGAAGTGCTTGACACGGCGCCGAAGATTCTCGACGGTACTCGAACCGCGTCGCCGGAAGGCATATCCGGTGAGGTGGAATTTATAAACGTCAGCTTTAAGTATCCCGATGCGGAGGATTATGTTCTGCATGACATCAGCTTTAAAGCGCGCCGCGGCGAAACGGTGGCCTTCATCGGCTCTACCGGCAGCGGGAAATCAACGCTTATCAATCTCGTGCCGCGCTTTTATGATGTGACGGACGGCCAGGTGCTTGTCGATGGCGTCGATGTGCGCGAGTACACGCAGGAAG belongs to Oscillospiraceae bacterium CM and includes:
- a CDS encoding lytic transglycosylase domain-containing protein, coding for MKRCLYRVCQNDCAVAALILLFCPKNKAVIRAADDSALNSILLVCPRHAILKLPRSFWQRVICPALHVLYGEGFVMSAEIGAIGSGSTSASVKAARAAATSDFSSLLQKSSGNVDLDVIFKAAAEKYNVPVRLLKAVAKTESNYNPKATSSCGAIGIMQLMPSTAKSLGVTDAYDPEQNIMGGAKYLSQLLSRFGGNTTLAVAAYNAGPGAVAKYNGIPPYDETQNYVKKVLGYLGSDLNAGTVATSSADTGVTGGTVTETSAYSLLAAMISSGQLSSADGTSLTSMIGSLSASDGDASETSSKLMTSIYQMQLEMLKGGSDDGGTGSVIV
- a CDS encoding winged helix-turn-helix transcriptional regulator, with protein sequence MTDLMDTAQLAAEMLSKTGELMRTSWPRKMHAFLQGEMFILHFISHQSGDVLPSELSAAMKTSTARVAMALKSLEGKGLIERRVDKEDRRRVKVSMTQAGRDMITCQHDDIRRRVEQILKVLGEKDTLEYLRIVGRMIEISKTVAANQEGFNS
- a CDS encoding ABC transporter ATP-binding protein: MIKILKHFKPGDWLVVLFSVVLLAVQTWLDLKLPDYMTDITKYVQTPGSQMSDIWAAGGKMILCTLGSVALSLIVGFFAARVAAGFSQRIRAKLFHRVEDFSMEEINGFSTASLITRSTNDITQLQVFIAMGMQVIIKAPILAVWAVAKISLKSWEWTALTGGAVVVLIVMIALIMAYALPRFKKIQWLTDNLNRVTRENLTGIRVVRAYNAEKYEEAKFEVANTDITTNNLQVMRAMSIFNPGMRLILSGLTLGIYWIGAFLIENATGTDLMNIITNKVNIFADMIAFSMYAMMVIMAFMMLTMIFIMLPRVSVSAKRINEVLDTAPKILDGTRTASPEGISGEVEFINVSFKYPDAEDYVLHDISFKARRGETVAFIGSTGSGKSTLINLVPRFYDVTDGQVLVDGVDVREYTQEALHNKLGYVPQRAVLFTGTVATNVDYGENGKERGTDDETAEDIRRAVAIAQGAEFVDNMEGTYDAHIAQGGTNVSGGQKQRLAIARAVFRKPEIYIFDDSFSALDYKTDRVLRSALRKETAGVTSLVVAQRIGTIRDADRIIVLEDGGMVGMGTHDELMKSCEVYQQIAYSQLSKEELGA